One stretch of Gammaproteobacteria bacterium DNA includes these proteins:
- the rimK gene encoding 30S ribosomal protein S6--L-glutamate ligase, whose protein sequence is MKIAILSRNKKLYSTRRLIEAIESRGHYARVIDPLRCYMNIAAHKPEIHYRGEKLESFDAVIPRIGASITFYGTAVLRQFEMMGVFPLNESVAISRSRDKLRSMQLMSRKGIGLPVSGFAHSPDDTKDLLNLVGGNPVVLKLLEGTQGMGVVLAETRKAAESVIDAFRALKSHFLVQEFIKEAGGSDLRCLVVGDKVVAAMQRTAASGEFRSNLHRGGSAQLVKITPEERAVAKRAAKTMGLNVCGVDLMRSAHGPVVLEVNSSPGLEGIEGATGKDVAGLITKFIEEHGKKGKTRTKGSRG, encoded by the coding sequence CTGAAAATCGCGATCCTGTCGCGCAACAAGAAACTCTACTCGACGCGCCGCCTGATCGAAGCCATCGAGTCACGTGGCCACTACGCGCGCGTGATCGATCCGCTGCGCTGCTACATGAACATTGCCGCGCACAAGCCCGAGATCCACTATCGCGGCGAGAAGCTCGAATCCTTCGACGCGGTGATCCCTCGCATTGGCGCGTCCATCACCTTCTACGGTACTGCCGTGCTGCGCCAGTTCGAGATGATGGGCGTGTTCCCGCTGAACGAATCGGTGGCGATTTCCCGCTCGCGCGACAAGCTGCGCTCCATGCAGTTGATGTCGCGCAAGGGCATCGGCCTGCCGGTCTCCGGGTTTGCCCACAGCCCGGACGATACCAAGGACCTGCTGAACCTGGTCGGTGGCAACCCGGTGGTGCTGAAGCTGCTGGAAGGCACCCAGGGCATGGGTGTGGTGCTGGCGGAAACCCGCAAGGCCGCAGAATCCGTCATCGATGCCTTCCGCGCCCTGAAGAGCCACTTCCTGGTGCAGGAATTCATCAAGGAAGCCGGCGGCAGCGACCTGCGCTGCCTCGTCGTCGGTGACAAGGTTGTCGCGGCCATGCAGCGCACCGCCGCTTCTGGCGAGTTTCGTTCCAACCTGCATCGTGGCGGCAGCGCCCAGCTGGTCAAGATCACGCCCGAAGAACGCGCCGTCGCCAAGCGCGCCGCCAAGACCATGGGACTGAATGTCTGTGGTGTCGACCTGATGCGTTCCGCCCACGGTCCGGTGGTGCTGGAAGTGAATTCCTCGCCCGGTCTCGAAGGCATCGAAGGTGCAACCGGCAAGGATGTCGCCGGCCTGATCACCAAGTTCATCGAAGAACACGGCAAGAAAGGCAAGACTCGCACCA